The region TTTTGAGCATAAATTTTCATCAATCTAAAGCCGATCACTCACTATTTTTACAAGATCATGACGACAGTTACATTGCCATTCTGATTTATGTGGATGACGTCATTATAACTGGAAACAATTTAGACAGAATTCAACAAACAAAAACGCAACTCGACAAAGCCTTCAGTATCAAAGACCATGGACCTTTAAAGTACTTCCTTGGTATAGAAGTGGCAAAAACTTCCGATGGTTTGGTTTTGAGTCAAAGAAAGTATGTTTTGGACATTCTCAAAGATAGTGGAATGTTGGGGTGTAAACCAAGTTCCTTTCCCATTGAACAAAACTTAAAGCTAGACCGACGAGAAGAAGAAGCTCAAGTTGATGGTACTCAATATCGCAGACTTGTAGGTCGGCTTCCTTATCTCCAAGCTACACGTCCTGATGTTACCTATGTAGTTAATGTGTTGAGTCAATTTGTATCTGATCCACGACATAGTCACatgcaagccatgattcgagtCTTAAGATATCTAAAGGGAACACCGGGGCAAGGAATACTTTTGCCACGAATTGGAGAACCAGTGTTGACAGCTTTCTGCGACTCTGACTGGCTCGGATGCCCATACACGAGACGTCCCAGAACAGGTTACTTACTTATGCTTGGAGGTGCCCCGATTTCTTGGAAAACAAAGAAACAATCAGTTGTGTCGCGTTCTTCCGCTGAAGCTGAATATCGAGCTATGGCCTCCACAGTAAGTGAAGTCTTATGGGTTAGATGGCTCTTCAAAGACTTGCAAGTTGTCATTGACTCGCCAACCACGTTGTTTTGCGATAATCAGGCGGCACGTCATATAGCTAACAATCCAGTGTTTCATGAACGAACAAAACATGttgaaatgaattttttttttgttcgtGAGAGGGTTTCTTCTCGAGAAGTCGTGCTAATGAAGATTGACAGCAAAATGCAAGTTGCTGACTTGTTGACAAAAGGTCTTGGTACAAATCAACTTCAATTTCTGCTTGGCAAGATAGGCGTTAAGAACCTACACGCTCCATCTTGAGGGGGAGTATCGGATAATGTAATTATCGTCTATTTTATTTATCTTTATCACTTATCGCTTCCTAGTTTTCAGCCTAGTTGTTTGACTTTTCTATTTAAACATGTATTGTTATTCAATTCAATTAATGAAAATTACACGATTCCCCTAATACCATTGGaattttagaatatatatatatatatatatatatatatatatatatatatatatatatatatatatatatatatatatatatatatacatactagtcgttacccgcgcaaagcggcggcacCAAATAAGTTTTTTCAGCAATTCCCTTTTACACCATTCGGTTCTGTTAATAGTTTCATTTCAACAAATAGTCTTATTTCGACAATTAAGATTTATGGTTTTGAGTTTAGGTTTAGTTTGTTGGTgcaaaaaacaaaaaccaattaaaGTTCAGTTTAATCAGTTGGTCATACTTGGTTTTCCATTCCTTGTTCCGCTAAACAAGCTAATCTAAAATCTTATTTGCGGTGCTTTCGAATTATGTGTCATTATTTGTTTTAACTGggaaaaaaaattaacaatttgTTTTATGCTATTCTAGCTTCGAATTCcccctaataaataaataaatttttgtcacatgtcatcttctcattcatttgaacacgacattttctagaattttgtTAATTTTCTATTTTGCActtgttattttattgtattttcattttattaaattaaaatttcacatttaatatctattgtaatatatatgtaagctatttattaaaaagggtttatatatgtaatgtattcaatatattaaaaaatcattaattttaataattcaaaatttttctcattttttatataaattcaaacttttcaaattgttaaaatttcatatttaattttttttaaataagcccatgaaatacatgggtctcacacctagtagaATATACTAACAAAAGTTAATGTACACTCTTTGGTTATTTTATCAATTGCTTCAAAGCCAAATGTTTAAAGTACatgttattttataattttttttaatgtttgtttTGCATTAAGACCATACTAATTTCTATATTTCAAGGATTAACACAATTTTTCATTAAAAGGGATATGGTTAAATAATTTAGAAGTTATTTAAAATATACAAGATATTTATAAAGCTTTTAAGAGTATTTCATTGATATCATCATGAACCAAAAtttctaaataataaaatctttttCACTATTTAACACTAATCAAATTAAAAAGGATATTGTTAACTAAGTTTGATACTACCTTCTTTCCAAcgtgagaaagagagagataaaTTTCTAACAATGGTGGCCCATTTTAGTATTTATCAAATCCAAAACCGCAATgcacattttgtagataaaaataacTTAACTATAATCAAAATAACGTAAATCTCCACATTGCACATTAAGTTATAGTTTTACAATAATTTATGTCTTTTAAATGCTAGCAAAACATTTGCATGATACCCTTACTTAGAGGCTTTTGGGATCAGTAGTGGCACTTCTACGAGGCTTTACTTTTCTAGTTTGAATTCATTGTACCTCAAATAAGGTCTTGACAACCTCCAAAGTCCAAACTACAAGAACCTGGACTCCAATAAAATCAAGTTGGCATCTTCACCATTTGCTTCTTAGTTTCAGTCTAAACTAAAAGAACCCGAACTCTAATAATTGGGTTAGTTTGGGTGGTAGGTGAAGGGCAGTTTGGGTATGTGGTAGATATACTGCAAAAATGAATAAGGAGACCCTGTTTTATGCACAAAATTATACATCAGTTACATAATTCGCagtttcataaaataaacaaaaatagtaAGAACTAAGCAGGCAAAATCCACCAGGCACCTTAAGTATGGGATTAACAAATGAAGGATTACCCTCAACTATTTCTAACGGTGCAAAAAAACTTGATATATTGTTTCTATTAATTCCAACCTCCCTATACTTAAGTTGAGAGGATCTAAACAAGGCTTCACCAAGCTGATTTATACTTATGAGATAAACCTCACATCCAGTaaatatacaatatatatatatatatatatatatatatatatatatatatatatatatatatatatatatatatatataaaatagacAACATATTATTTTATGAACCTAAAGTCCTACCAATAGACAAATCGAATTTGCAGTCAAAGATGGTGTAGTCAAGAGTGAAGCAAAAAATTACAGTTAGTCAAACTGCTAAATTCCGTTGGAGAAATTATCATGTTAAATCGGCCCAAGATCCTAGTTCAGTAGATAAAAAGAAAAGATCATAAAACTGAGAGACCCTTGACATATCCATTTAGTATTAGTAAAAAAACTGATTTTCAAGCCTTGCTTCCACTTCAAGAGTTTGAGAACTGGCTATGGAAGCTTGCGAATGTTATTAAAAGTTTACAAGGGCTTTCACAAATGCATGTTGTATTTATCataaaaggatagaaattcaaccAAATTAATTTGTTCACTCGACTTCCCCAATTACCTGATGACTCATAATTAGCTTTGCAAAAATGATTTTTGGTAATAAAAACCAAATATTTTTTGGTTCAAATCATTACCCGGAGGTTCCTCTGGACCCCCTCAGTTGAGGAAGACGCCTCACTTGCACAAGACGAGGCAAAGTGAGCTTTTTTTTCAACTATGAAAAAAAAATCGGTAAAACCACTTAAAACTAGTCAGACCATTACATATTACATTAAGTCGGAACAGCCTTGTCCATGTTTGGGAAGATTCCCGTGATGTAACCATGAATCCAACTCCAACCTCAACCCATGAAGCATGTAATTATTAATAACACATCAAGAAAAAAAATAGGATTTTTAACCAACATTATTGATTAACAAATTTACAATGTATGATTCAAGTGTTACCCAAGGAATTATGCAGTTACAGGTGTTGGTTTAACACCATGCAAATCTCCTAATACACTTTGTTTTTGAAATATCACAATAGTGTAGATCTGGTTTAGCACCATGCAACAAATCTCCAAATACAAAactgttaggtgcatttcatgtacccattttgtagctttatttcataaaattacattacatataggcttaaactcatgcattttgcatgtttttcgggatttttcatgaggcaatttcattcaaagacttttgtgatatttcagggacttttggaggtAGGATATTGTTGGAGGAGGTAAATAGAAGTTGCGGATAAAATTTCAGGATTTGCGGAGCACCGAGGAGTaagatatcaaagaaatgaagattttgaCTTTACAGAGATTTACACGGCTGTGTAAATGCAAGCCTTgcgtttacacgggccgtgtaaacgtagatATCTGCGTAGTATATTTttgcgtttacgcgggccgtgtaaatgacagtgttaagttacacgggccgtgtaaacgtaaacgtgggttttaaagcagtttttcaccattcttaaaAGGGGGAACCGACTTTTTACTTAGGGGGTCGACTTTTGGACTAGAGAAGGCGAATTTCTTGAGGATTTTGaagttgattaacacttgggaacatttgatttaattttgtaagaactttaatttcattttctagatttatgatcttgttctagtcatgagtggctagaaccctagattctccaactttatgtcttgacttctagttgtgatttcaatcatatgacttgatgttttctttcaattttctatctagtgaatttgattttgtttcaatcgaatgtttgattctaattgtgattcttattggccatttgaattagggttagatcattcaagttatctaattgcaaaattcgtaattgttttgtaaatcggactaggtaacaagcactaaactgatttctattgaatgaatttagtgtaaatcttattcacacattcttatcctcccgagcttatgaggagtattgagtgttgttgggaacattcacataaagtttaatgcaatctttcaacctaattctaagagcttgtttagattagattggtaaggttaggattaattaaagagcttattttggtaaatcaatgtggtgaatgggaggtGCTAGATCTTGTTAGCATTTCCATGTACCAATTTAGATAGAATTGATcaaatatcatttcatccttgGAATCACATTGTTAATTTGTCTTGTatggagttggagtccttacaaatcTTGAATCTACTTCATTAAATCAATCATTTACTTATTGCTTTAttctatagtttaaatcattgctTATAAATTCCCCCCATTCTGTGACCATTTTTGTACCTTAcgcaaaaaggtataaacacTTGTCCTGTGTCtttgtggatcgaccctacttaccttgtactacattattagtgcatagtagtagtgtttaaggagtcatttgtacccctttatttgttaagtttgacacgcctaacaaattggcgccgttgccgaAAGATTAAAATTAGATCAAAGAGCACGAAGAAAGAACGGGAGGAGAGTGAGATCATGcaaatgttcaagagagttcaaatCAACATTCCACTCCTCGAGGTCATCAAGCAGGTACCTAGATATGCAAGGTTCCTTAAGGATCTTTGTGtatctaaaaataaattaaaaggaAATCAACTCGTAACAGTTGGGGAGCATGCATCTACAGTTTTGCAAAAGAGGATGCCCCCGAAGTGCAAGGATCCCGGTGTCTTTACCGTGCCTTGCAAGTTGGGAATCTTTATGTACCCCGAGCTATGCTTGATCTAGGTGCATCCGTAAATGTCCTACCATATTCTCTTTTCAAATCAATTGGTGTA is a window of Lactuca sativa cultivar Salinas chromosome 1, Lsat_Salinas_v11, whole genome shotgun sequence DNA encoding:
- the LOC111882053 gene encoding uncharacterized mitochondrial protein AtMg00810-like; this encodes MKIPQGFSKENETRVCRLQKSLYGLKQASRNWYHKFTKFLLSINFHQSKADHSLFLQDHDDSYIAILIYVDDVIITGNNLDRIQQTKTQLDKAFSIKDHGPLKYFLGIEVAKTSDGLVLSQRKYVLDILKDSGMLGCKPSSFPIEQNLKLDRREEEAQVDGTQYRRLVGRLPYLQATRPDVTYVVNVLSQFVSDPRHSHMQAMIRVLRYLKGTPGQGILLPRIGEPVLTAFCDSDWLGCPYTRRPRTGYLLMLGGAPISWKTKKQSVVSRSSAEAEYRAMASTVSEVLWVRWLFKDLQVVIDSPTTLFCDNQAARHIANNPVFHERTKHVEMNFFFVRERVSSREVVLMKIDSKMQVADLLTKGLGTNQLQFLLGKIGVKNLHAPS